A stretch of the Paenibacillus dendritiformis genome encodes the following:
- a CDS encoding YheC/YheD family protein, with protein sequence MKQRHPVIGIFTYRKGTRFTESFVFRQWVEIGRKLGANVYVFNESDIRLRQKKIRGFKFTRSGWTAAVEPWPDIVIDRRRSNWNAAFRIMRNRSLFPYANDKFVLKSRALEMFSKDERTARWLPKTLPYSERNLRSMLAHYPLIYAKPGNGTGGMGVVRIQAKQGRYEVWGRERNFGLRNVRLRHRGEVIRWLAHWTRSQRIRNGSFVLQQGIDTELLPERTADARVLHQKNGEGEWVTTGMAIRVGTPRSPNSNLAGQRGSAALPFLPFMEKHFGTEQAKAIEEECRCLAQRLTEVIEDKIGSLFEIGIDLAVDKAGKIWVLEVNPKPSRDLFRKIGDKEAYQNALTYPIAYAMYLARQRYEKAEHKIVKIHDQHKEEKAVLEQEEKQGQQVQQVQQLQESQEVQQVQQVQPIQQILELQEVQQVQLVQEAQQVEQVQQVQPFQYVQHAEQMQHEQQTVQDARQVQEILKVQEIQQVERIQEVQVAQQTEQIQEAQGERKAQQDEPQSAQEEQHLQQEQQQPEPVQEQEPALKHEEEQERLVQVHGHSPNSEREETRPFTHRSADDPAS encoded by the coding sequence ATGAAGCAGAGACATCCGGTAATCGGAATTTTCACATACCGCAAGGGCACCCGGTTCACCGAATCCTTCGTATTCCGCCAATGGGTGGAGATCGGCAGGAAGCTGGGAGCCAATGTGTACGTATTCAATGAATCAGACATCCGCCTCCGCCAAAAGAAGATTCGCGGGTTCAAGTTCACCCGTTCCGGCTGGACCGCCGCAGTGGAGCCTTGGCCCGATATCGTCATCGACCGGAGACGCAGCAATTGGAATGCGGCCTTCCGCATCATGCGGAACCGTTCGCTTTTCCCCTATGCCAACGATAAATTCGTGCTCAAGTCCAGGGCGCTTGAAATGTTCTCCAAAGATGAAAGAACGGCCCGCTGGCTTCCGAAAACATTGCCTTATTCCGAACGCAACCTGAGAAGCATGCTGGCCCATTATCCGCTTATCTATGCGAAGCCCGGCAATGGAACGGGCGGAATGGGCGTCGTCCGCATCCAGGCGAAGCAGGGCAGGTATGAAGTCTGGGGACGGGAGCGAAACTTCGGATTGCGCAATGTCCGGCTGCGCCATCGGGGCGAGGTCATTCGCTGGCTCGCGCATTGGACCCGATCGCAGCGCATTCGCAACGGCTCATTCGTCCTTCAGCAGGGCATTGATACGGAGCTTCTCCCCGAAAGAACAGCCGATGCCCGCGTCCTTCATCAAAAAAACGGAGAAGGCGAATGGGTGACGACAGGGATGGCAATCCGCGTCGGCACGCCGCGCAGCCCGAATTCCAATCTGGCGGGCCAACGGGGCAGTGCAGCGCTGCCGTTCCTCCCGTTCATGGAGAAGCACTTCGGGACCGAGCAGGCGAAGGCCATCGAAGAGGAATGCCGTTGTCTGGCGCAGCGCCTGACCGAAGTGATCGAAGACAAGATCGGCTCCCTGTTCGAGATCGGGATCGATCTGGCTGTAGATAAGGCCGGCAAGATATGGGTGCTGGAGGTCAATCCGAAGCCGAGCCGGGATCTGTTCCGCAAGATTGGCGATAAGGAAGCGTATCAAAATGCATTAACGTACCCGATCGCCTATGCGATGTATCTGGCGCGGCAGCGATATGAGAAAGCAGAGCACAAGATCGTCAAAATTCATGATCAGCACAAAGAAGAGAAAGCCGTCCTGGAGCAGGAAGAAAAACAAGGACAGCAAGTACAACAAGTTCAGCAACTACAAGAATCACAGGAAGTGCAGCAAGTACAACAAGTTCAGCCAATACAACAAATCCTAGAATTACAGGAAGTGCAGCAAGTACAGCTAGTTCAGGAAGCGCAACAAGTGGAACAAGTTCAGCAAGTGCAACCATTCCAATATGTGCAACATGCAGAACAAATGCAACATGAGCAACAAACGGTACAAGATGCGCGACAGGTACAGGAGATACTAAAAGTACAAGAAATTCAACAGGTGGAACGGATACAAGAAGTTCAAGTAGCTCAACAGACAGAACAAATACAAGAAGCACAAGGAGAAAGAAAAGCGCAACAAGACGAACCGCAATCGGCGCAAGAAGAGCAACACCTGCAACAAGAACAACAACAGCCGGAACCGGTACAGGAGCAAGAGCCGGCGCTGAAGCATGAGGAAGAACAGGAGCGCCTTGTCCAGGTCCACGGGCACAGCCCGAATTCGGAACGTGAAGAGACTCGCCCATTCACGCACCGTTCTGCCGATGACCCAGCCTCCTGA